The Gallus gallus isolate bGalGal1 chromosome 31, bGalGal1.mat.broiler.GRCg7b, whole genome shotgun sequence genome includes a region encoding these proteins:
- the LOC121106523 gene encoding coiled-coil domain-containing protein 81-like isoform X7, which produces MKLDKGVLVPGLGLFAAVREQFHSKEVAVSVRRPVFQLDIGVLWLQDLQSPTDIIPDDVKIERLNYRQLSRATGISLHVVQRCVRETVLLYCHLLRNKAHVSFAFKNIGVMTYEDDFLCMRFLSSCITTLESNASLTALLHTRIWPARSADFGSETTAHGIQVLPRFQLAVKKSRAEAAAERNAAVARKMSRGGTAGRLLQKRKTLPPSMLLQYQAGSRQQDVAKKPSASVLPPCAGSSHGRKQAGQKEPSTPAQTSTALPATEDSKRVLQELREVSALWNEADRTWPVYQQQVEQTRAERAAWEGWSAGEDQPPLQRFASASVWAPRPPAQPRGQQVRRRWRKDVDPPPGSKMGTATKLALHADLLSPASSSGAPKVGAPPPSARGFC; this is translated from the exons ATGAAGCTGGACAAG GGAGTCCTGGTCCCGGGACTCGGGCTCTTTGCTGCGGTCCGAGAGCAATTCCACAGCAAAGAAGTGGCGGTGTCGGTCCGAAGACCTGTCTTCCAGCTGGACATCggggtgctgtggctgcaggacctCCAGTCGCCCACCGACATCATCCCCG ACGATGTCAAGATTGAGCGGCTGAACTACCGGCAGCTCTCGCGAGCCACCGGCATCTCGCTGCACGTGGTGCAGCGCTGCGTGCGAGAGACCGTCCTCTTGTACTGTCACCTCCTGAGGAACAAGGCGCACGTCTCATTCGCCTTCAAGAACATTGGCGTTATGACATACGAGGACGACTTCCTCTGCATGAGGTTCTTGTCCAGCTGCATTACAACGCTGGAGAGCAATGCCAGCctgactgcactgctccacACT AGAATTTGGCCGGCCCGTTCTGCTGACTTCGGGTCAGAGACCACCGCTCATGGGATCCAGGTGTTGCCGAG GTTTCAGCTCGCTgtgaaaaagagcagagcagaggccgCCGCAGAAAGGAACGCTGCAGTGGCGCGGAAGATGAGTAgag GGGGCACTGCCGGCAGGCTGCTACAGAAGCGGAAGACACTTCCcccctccatgctgctgcaatACCAGGCAGGCTCAAGGCAGCAAGATGTGGCAAAGAAGCCTTCTGCCAG CGTGCTCCCGCCgtgtgcaggcagctcccacgggagaaagcaagcaggacaGAAGGAACCATCTACTCCTGCCCAGACCAGCACTGCACTCCCTGCGACAGAGGACTCTAAGAGAGTGCTGCAG gagCTCCGGGAAGTGTCTGCCCTGTGGAATGAAGCAGACCGCACGTGGCCCGTGTACCAGCAGCAGGTAGAGCAAACGCGGGCAGAAAGAGCGGCATGGGAAGGCTGGAGTGCAGGGGAGGACCAGCCTCCACTGCAG CGGTTTGCCAGTGCGAGCGTGTGGGCTCCGCgtcctccagcccagccccgggGACAGCaagtgaggaggaggtggaggaaggatGTGGATCCTCCGCCGGGAAGTAAAATGGGAACAGCGACCAAGCTGGCACTGCATGCCGA cctcctctcccctGCGAGCAGCTCAGGTGCTCCAAAGGTTGGAGCCCCACCTCCATCAGCAAGAGGCTTTTGCTGA